A single region of the Natronorubrum daqingense genome encodes:
- a CDS encoding NAD-dependent epimerase/dehydratase family protein, producing MDSPAIRDQTVLVTGGAGFLGSHLVEALTPHNDVRILDNFSTGDAANVPEEVTVIDGDVGDPIALQQAARGVDIIFHHAAIVSVSQSVDDPRRSNETNLEASLLVLEQARQEDARVVVASSAAVYGHPDELPVAESSSTEPMSPYGIQKLALDQYTRRYAELYDLPTVSLRYFNAYGPRQQGPYSGVISTFIEQARADEPITIEGDGEQTRDFVHVSDIVRANLYAATTDDVGEAYNIGTGAKTSITDLAEIIRTATGSSSSIVHRDPRPGDIRHSRADVSKAAQTLGFESRIDLERGIHSLVEETRLAPTGSDPEFIERSA from the coding sequence ATGGACTCGCCAGCGATTCGCGATCAGACGGTACTCGTGACCGGTGGGGCAGGCTTTCTCGGCAGTCACCTCGTGGAAGCGTTGACGCCACACAACGACGTCCGAATCCTCGATAACTTTTCGACGGGGGACGCGGCGAACGTGCCCGAGGAGGTGACAGTCATCGACGGAGACGTCGGTGATCCGATCGCGCTCCAGCAGGCCGCCCGCGGCGTCGATATCATCTTCCATCACGCAGCGATCGTGAGCGTCTCCCAGAGTGTCGACGACCCGCGCCGAAGCAACGAGACGAATCTCGAGGCGAGTCTCTTAGTCCTCGAGCAGGCGCGACAGGAAGACGCGCGGGTCGTCGTCGCCTCGAGCGCTGCGGTGTACGGCCATCCCGACGAGTTGCCGGTGGCGGAATCGTCGTCGACCGAGCCGATGTCGCCCTACGGCATCCAGAAACTCGCGCTCGATCAGTACACGCGACGTTACGCCGAGTTGTACGACCTGCCGACGGTGTCGTTGCGATACTTCAACGCGTACGGTCCCCGCCAGCAGGGGCCCTACAGCGGCGTTATTTCGACGTTTATCGAGCAGGCTCGAGCCGACGAGCCGATCACGATCGAAGGCGACGGGGAGCAAACGCGAGATTTCGTCCACGTGAGCGACATCGTTCGCGCGAATCTGTACGCCGCGACGACCGACGACGTCGGGGAGGCGTACAACATCGGCACGGGTGCCAAAACGTCGATCACGGACCTCGCCGAGATCATTCGAACCGCGACGGGGTCGTCCTCGTCGATCGTTCACCGCGACCCCCGTCCCGGCGACATCAGACACAGCCGTGCCGACGTCTCGAAGGCAGCCCAGACGCTCGGCTTCGAATCGCGAATCGACCTCGAGCGAGGAATTCACTCGCTCGTCGAGGAGACGCGACTCGCACCGACTGGGAGCGACCCGGAATTTATCGAACGGTCTGCCTAA